A DNA window from Mycolicibacter hiberniae contains the following coding sequences:
- a CDS encoding DUF2804 family protein, with product MTAPQRLVQDGVRHYGRFDGRVRDVNPVDAHRGVARLWREFRLKEWIGFGLIHPEMSGAMIMQDVKYLASSELFVRDQATGVLVEKSARFRGASLGLPDDLLNGGRCRVKTRRYLLDYAFDAPAGTITVRMDCAADRRGPAITGALTLYLAGAAPPLSLSARLTSAMDYYTFKQPFPAGGTLMVGDRSYVFDPARDFAILDEHRSQFPYSTTWTWGTFAVHIAGGVVGSNFVERQELSDDDDESCNWVPGGVEPLAGVEFAFASDEPLSSAQVRDRDDRLDVTFTPAGRKAVKANLVAAGIDYWQLSGTYRGTVRSLAGECFAFDHVPGVLERMKARF from the coding sequence GTGACTGCGCCGCAGCGACTGGTTCAAGACGGTGTTCGCCACTACGGCCGCTTCGACGGGCGAGTCCGCGACGTCAATCCCGTCGACGCGCACCGCGGTGTCGCGCGTCTGTGGCGGGAGTTTCGGCTCAAGGAGTGGATCGGTTTCGGCTTGATCCATCCCGAGATGTCGGGCGCGATGATCATGCAGGACGTCAAGTACCTGGCGTCGTCGGAGCTGTTCGTCCGTGATCAGGCCACCGGTGTTCTGGTGGAGAAAAGCGCTCGCTTCCGGGGCGCCAGCCTGGGCCTGCCCGACGACCTGCTGAACGGCGGCCGCTGCCGGGTCAAGACCCGACGTTATCTACTCGACTACGCCTTCGATGCTCCAGCCGGCACGATCACCGTGCGGATGGACTGTGCGGCCGACCGGCGTGGGCCGGCGATCACCGGTGCGCTGACCCTCTACCTCGCCGGGGCCGCACCGCCGCTCAGCCTCAGCGCCAGGCTCACGTCGGCGATGGACTACTACACGTTCAAGCAGCCCTTTCCGGCCGGCGGGACACTCATGGTCGGTGACCGCAGCTACGTCTTCGACCCGGCCCGCGATTTCGCCATCCTCGATGAACATCGTTCGCAGTTCCCGTATTCGACGACGTGGACGTGGGGCACGTTTGCCGTGCACATTGCCGGTGGTGTGGTCGGTTCCAACTTCGTCGAGCGGCAGGAGCTCAGCGACGACGACGACGAGTCCTGCAACTGGGTTCCCGGCGGTGTCGAGCCGCTCGCGGGAGTCGAGTTCGCCTTCGCATCCGACGAGCCGCTGTCGAGCGCGCAGGTGCGCGACCGTGACGATCGTCTGGATGTGACGTTCACGCCGGCGGGCCGCAAAGCGGTCAAGGCCAACCTGGTGGCCGCCGGCATCGACTATTGGCAACTCAGCGGAACCTACCGGGGAACAGTGCGATCCTTGGCCGGAGAGTGTTTCGCCTTCGATCACGTGCCGGGGGTGCTTGAGCGGATGAAGGCCCGCTTTTGA
- a CDS encoding TldD/PmbA family protein, whose translation MSANRGIDTEFLDLPRHELADAALSAAKAAGAEHADLRIHRIATEVIRLRDGALETAVLNRELGFAVRVIVDGTWGFASHAELAPGVAAETARRAVQVAKTLAVLNAERVELAAEPVYRDASWVSDYRIDPFEVPTADKIAVLQDYSGRLLAADGVHHVTAALTAVKEQTFYADTFGSSITQQRVRLMPVCDAVTVGPDGFDSMRTCAPPTARGWEAVAGDEVWDWSGELAEIPVLLAEKVKSPSVAAGPTDLVIDPTNLWLTIHESIGHATEYDRAIGYEAAYAGTSFATPDKLGTLRYGSPVMNVTADRTVPYGLASVGYDDEGVAAQSWDLVRDGRFVGYQLDRVFAPRLGQARSNGCSYADSPHHVPIQRMANVSLQPGTDGLSTADLISRVDDGIYIVGDRSWSIDMQRYNFQFTGQRFFRIRDGRLDGQVRDVAYQATTTEFWNAMEAVGGPQTWRLGGAFNCGKAQPGQVAAVSHGCPSALFRGINVLNTRSEGGRE comes from the coding sequence GTGAGCGCGAACCGGGGGATCGACACCGAGTTTTTGGACCTGCCCCGCCACGAGTTGGCCGACGCCGCGTTGTCGGCGGCCAAAGCGGCGGGCGCCGAGCACGCCGACCTGCGTATTCACCGGATCGCCACCGAGGTCATCCGGCTGCGCGACGGTGCCCTGGAAACCGCCGTGCTCAACCGCGAACTGGGCTTCGCCGTGCGGGTGATCGTCGACGGCACCTGGGGCTTCGCCTCGCATGCCGAACTGGCGCCCGGCGTGGCCGCCGAGACCGCCCGGCGTGCGGTGCAGGTCGCCAAGACGCTGGCCGTCCTCAACGCCGAACGGGTCGAGCTGGCCGCCGAACCGGTGTACCGCGACGCCAGCTGGGTCTCGGACTACCGGATCGATCCGTTCGAGGTGCCGACGGCCGACAAGATCGCCGTGCTGCAGGACTACTCGGGCCGGTTGCTGGCCGCCGACGGCGTGCACCACGTGACGGCCGCGCTGACCGCGGTCAAGGAGCAGACCTTCTACGCCGACACGTTCGGCTCGTCGATCACCCAGCAGCGGGTGCGGCTGATGCCGGTGTGCGACGCGGTCACCGTCGGTCCGGACGGTTTCGACTCGATGCGCACATGCGCGCCGCCGACCGCACGCGGGTGGGAGGCGGTCGCCGGCGACGAGGTGTGGGACTGGTCGGGCGAGCTGGCGGAGATTCCGGTGCTGCTCGCCGAGAAGGTGAAGTCGCCCAGCGTGGCGGCCGGGCCGACGGACCTGGTGATCGACCCGACCAATTTGTGGCTGACCATCCACGAATCGATCGGCCACGCAACCGAATACGATCGAGCGATCGGCTACGAGGCGGCCTATGCCGGGACGTCGTTCGCCACCCCGGACAAGCTCGGCACGCTGCGCTACGGCTCGCCGGTGATGAACGTGACGGCCGACCGCACGGTGCCCTACGGGCTGGCCAGTGTCGGCTACGACGACGAAGGGGTGGCCGCTCAGAGCTGGGACCTGGTGCGCGACGGGCGGTTCGTGGGCTACCAGCTCGATCGGGTGTTCGCCCCCCGGCTGGGCCAAGCCCGGTCCAACGGCTGCTCCTACGCCGACTCCCCGCATCACGTTCCGATCCAGCGCATGGCCAACGTGTCGCTGCAGCCCGGAACCGATGGCCTGTCCACGGCCGATCTCATCAGTCGGGTGGACGACGGCATCTACATCGTCGGAGACCGGTCCTGGTCGATCGACATGCAGCGCTACAACTTCCAGTTCACCGGGCAGCGTTTCTTCCGGATTCGGGACGGCCGGCTCGACGGGCAGGTGCGCGACGTCGCCTACCAGGCGACCACCACGGAGTTCTGGAACGCGATGGAGGCTGTCGGTGGGCCGCAGACGTGGCGGCTCGGCGGGGCGTTCAACTGCGGAAAGGCTCAGCCCGGTCAAGTGGCCGCGGTCAGCCACGGCTGCCCGTCGGCGCTGTTCCGGGGGATCAACGTGCTCAACACGCGCAGCGAGGGGGGTCGGGAATGA
- a CDS encoding metallopeptidase TldD-related protein yields the protein MIGPQDVVDTALAAARSDRAETIVLVTDRTEASLRWAGNSMTTNGVSTSRTTTVISIVTDDEGSRVGSLSSAEVDPALIPELVAASAAAAAQAPPARDAAPLLGGTDVPQDWDAPVPQTGAEVFTELAAGLSRGFKGAEALYGFARHEVATTFLASSSGLRRRFTQPTGTVEINGKRDGASAWAGISTPDFVDVPTDSLLEQLGTRLGWAARTVELPAGRYETLMPPSTVADMMIYLGWTMSGRGAQEGRTALSAPGGGTRVGERLTELPLTLYSDPHAYGLECAPFVATATSSETASVFDNGLDIGCVDWIRGGVINALAYPRAAAAEFGAPVALPADNLLMTGGSASMDEMIASTERGLLLTTLWYIREVDPTTLLLTGLTRDGVYLVEDGQVSAAVNNFRFNESPLDLLRRATQAGIAEPTLPREWGDWATRASMPSLRIPDFHMSSVSQAQ from the coding sequence ATGATCGGGCCGCAAGACGTCGTCGACACCGCGCTGGCAGCGGCCCGCAGCGACCGGGCCGAGACCATCGTGCTGGTCACCGACCGGACCGAGGCATCGTTGCGCTGGGCCGGCAACTCGATGACCACCAACGGGGTGTCGACCAGCCGGACCACGACGGTGATCTCGATCGTCACCGACGACGAGGGATCGCGCGTCGGTTCGCTGAGCTCGGCCGAGGTGGACCCCGCGCTGATCCCCGAACTGGTCGCGGCGTCGGCGGCGGCGGCCGCGCAGGCACCGCCGGCGCGTGACGCTGCGCCGCTGCTGGGCGGCACCGACGTGCCCCAGGACTGGGACGCGCCGGTGCCCCAGACCGGCGCGGAGGTGTTCACCGAGCTGGCAGCCGGACTGAGTCGCGGCTTCAAGGGCGCCGAGGCGCTCTACGGCTTTGCCCGCCACGAGGTGGCGACCACGTTCTTGGCGTCCTCGAGCGGACTGCGGCGGCGTTTCACCCAGCCCACCGGGACGGTGGAGATCAACGGCAAACGCGACGGCGCCAGTGCCTGGGCCGGGATCAGCACCCCGGACTTCGTCGACGTCCCGACCGATTCCCTCCTGGAGCAGCTGGGGACGCGGTTGGGCTGGGCGGCACGCACCGTCGAGCTGCCGGCCGGGCGCTACGAGACGCTGATGCCGCCTTCGACGGTGGCCGACATGATGATCTATCTCGGCTGGACGATGAGCGGCCGCGGAGCTCAGGAAGGCCGCACCGCGCTGTCGGCGCCCGGCGGCGGTACTCGGGTGGGGGAGCGGCTGACGGAACTGCCGCTGACGTTGTACTCCGACCCGCACGCGTACGGGCTGGAGTGCGCGCCGTTCGTTGCGACCGCCACGTCCTCGGAGACGGCGTCGGTGTTCGACAACGGCCTGGACATCGGGTGTGTGGACTGGATTCGCGGCGGGGTGATCAACGCGCTGGCCTATCCGCGGGCCGCGGCCGCCGAGTTCGGTGCCCCGGTGGCCCTGCCTGCCGACAACCTGTTGATGACGGGCGGTTCGGCCAGCATGGACGAGATGATCGCCTCGACCGAGCGCGGGCTGCTGCTGACCACGCTGTGGTACATCCGTGAGGTCGACCCGACCACGCTGCTGCTGACCGGGCTGACCCGCGACGGTGTCTATCTGGTCGAAGACGGCCAGGTGAGCGCGGCGGTGAACAACTTCCGGTTCAACGAGAGCCCCCTGGACCTGCTGCGCCGGGCCACCCAGGCCGGGATCGCCGAGCCGACGCTGCCGCGCGAGTGGGGTGACTGGGCGACCCGGGCGTCGATGCCGTCGCTGCGCATTCCCGACTTCCACATGTCGTCGGTGAGCCAGGCGCAGTGA
- the htpG gene encoding molecular chaperone HtpG, which translates to MSERVERLEFQAEARQLLDLMVHSVYSNKDAFLRELISNASDALDKLRLEAFRNKDLEVDTSDLHIEIDVDKAARTLTVRDNGIGMSRDEVVDLIGTLARSGTAELRQQLREARDAEASEELIGQFGVGFYSVFMVADRVEMVTHKAGESEAVRWESSGDGTYTIEAVEDAPQGTSITLHLKPEDAEDALHDYTSEWTIRSLVKKYSDFIAWPIRMQVERRTPPAEEGGEETVTVETQTLNSMQALWARPKDEVSQEEYNEFYKHISHAWDDPLEVIVMKAEGTFEYQALLFIPSHAPVDLFNRDAHVGVQLYVKRVFIMGDCDQLMPEYLRFVKGVVDAADMSLNVSREILQQDRQINAIRRRLTKKVLSTIKELQSQRPEDYRTFWTEFGRVVKEGLLSDFDNQQTLLEISSFASTHSDSESTTLAEYVERMKDGQEQIFYATGESRQLLLKSPHLEAFKAKGYEVLLLTDPVDELWVNTVAEFDGKPLQSTAKGEVDLDSEEDKAAHEAERKEQQKDFADLISWLEQTLAEHVKEVRLSTRLTESPACLITDTFGITPALARIYRANGQDVPVGKRILEINPAHPLITGLRQAHAERSEDPGLAETAELLYGTALLAEGGALEDPARFAELLAHRLARTV; encoded by the coding sequence ATGAGCGAACGTGTGGAGCGGCTGGAGTTTCAGGCTGAGGCTCGTCAGCTGCTGGATTTGATGGTCCACTCGGTGTACTCCAACAAGGACGCGTTCTTGCGGGAGCTGATCTCCAACGCCTCCGACGCATTGGACAAGCTGCGGCTCGAGGCCTTCCGCAACAAGGACCTGGAGGTCGACACCTCCGATCTGCACATCGAGATCGACGTGGACAAGGCGGCGCGCACCCTGACGGTCCGCGACAACGGCATCGGCATGTCACGCGACGAGGTGGTGGATCTGATCGGCACCCTGGCCCGCTCCGGCACCGCCGAGCTGCGCCAGCAACTGCGGGAAGCCCGCGACGCCGAGGCGTCCGAGGAACTGATCGGCCAGTTCGGGGTGGGGTTCTACTCGGTGTTCATGGTCGCCGACCGGGTCGAGATGGTCACCCACAAGGCCGGTGAGAGCGAGGCGGTCCGGTGGGAGTCCAGTGGTGATGGCACCTACACCATCGAAGCGGTCGAGGACGCGCCGCAGGGGACGTCGATCACCTTGCATCTCAAGCCCGAAGACGCCGAAGACGCGCTGCACGACTACACCTCCGAGTGGACCATCCGCAGCCTGGTCAAGAAGTATTCCGACTTCATCGCCTGGCCGATCCGGATGCAGGTGGAGCGCCGGACGCCGCCGGCCGAGGAAGGCGGCGAAGAGACGGTCACCGTCGAGACCCAGACGCTGAACTCGATGCAGGCGCTGTGGGCGCGGCCCAAAGACGAAGTCTCCCAAGAGGAATACAACGAGTTCTACAAGCACATTTCGCACGCCTGGGACGATCCGCTCGAGGTCATCGTGATGAAGGCCGAAGGCACGTTCGAATACCAGGCCTTGTTGTTCATCCCGTCGCACGCGCCGGTGGACCTGTTCAACCGGGACGCTCACGTGGGCGTGCAGCTGTATGTCAAGCGCGTGTTCATCATGGGCGACTGCGATCAGCTGATGCCCGAGTACCTGCGCTTCGTCAAGGGTGTCGTCGACGCAGCGGACATGTCGCTGAACGTCTCCCGGGAGATCTTGCAGCAGGACCGGCAGATCAACGCGATCCGCCGGCGGCTGACCAAGAAGGTGCTCTCGACCATCAAGGAGCTGCAGTCGCAGCGGCCCGAGGACTACCGCACCTTCTGGACCGAGTTCGGTCGCGTGGTCAAGGAAGGACTGCTCTCCGACTTCGACAATCAGCAGACCCTGCTGGAGATCAGCTCCTTCGCCTCGACGCACAGCGACTCCGAGTCCACCACCCTGGCCGAATACGTCGAACGGATGAAAGACGGTCAGGAGCAGATCTTCTACGCCACCGGCGAGTCGCGTCAGCTACTGCTGAAGTCGCCGCATCTGGAGGCGTTCAAGGCCAAGGGCTACGAGGTGCTGCTGCTGACCGACCCGGTCGACGAGCTGTGGGTGAACACCGTCGCTGAGTTCGACGGCAAGCCGCTGCAGTCGACGGCCAAGGGCGAGGTGGACCTGGACTCCGAGGAGGACAAGGCCGCGCACGAAGCCGAGCGCAAGGAACAGCAGAAGGATTTCGCCGACCTGATCTCCTGGCTGGAGCAGACCCTGGCCGAGCACGTCAAAGAGGTTCGGCTGTCGACGCGGCTGACCGAGTCCCCGGCCTGCCTGATCACCGACACCTTCGGGATCACTCCGGCATTGGCGCGCATCTACCGCGCCAACGGTCAGGATGTGCCGGTCGGAAAACGCATCCTGGAGATCAACCCGGCCCACCCGCTGATCACCGGTCTACGGCAGGCGCACGCCGAGCGCAGCGAGGATCCCGGCCTGGCCGAGACCGCGGAGTTGCTCTACGGCACAGCGCTGTTGGCGGAGGGCGGCGCACTCGAGGACCCGGCGCGCTTCGCCGAGCTGCTGGCGCACCGGCTGGCGCGCACCGTCTGA
- a CDS encoding zinc-binding dehydrogenase, with the protein MRVVVITKHGPPSVLQVQDRPDPPPPAAGQVRIAVRAAGVNFADHLARVGLYPDAPKLPAVVGYEVAGVIEAVGEGVDPARVGERVLAGTRFGGYAEIVNANAADTVTLPPSMSFEEGAAIPVNYSTAWAALHGYGSLQPGERVLVHAAAGGVGIAAIQLAKAAGAVVHGTASPGKHAQLTALGIDRALDYRRKGWWRGLPPYDIVLDGLGGTSLRRSFALLRPGGRLVAYGLSSLQQGEKRSLLRAAPQAAAMLRGFSLITQMEQSKTVIGLNMLRLWDDRGTLGPWVTPLTAALADGIAAPVVHAAVPFADAPEAHRILAARENVGKVVLVP; encoded by the coding sequence ATGCGCGTCGTCGTCATCACCAAGCACGGTCCCCCGTCGGTGCTGCAGGTACAGGATCGCCCCGACCCGCCCCCGCCGGCGGCCGGCCAGGTGCGCATCGCGGTCCGCGCGGCAGGGGTGAACTTCGCCGACCACCTGGCCCGCGTCGGGCTGTATCCCGATGCGCCGAAGTTGCCCGCCGTGGTCGGCTATGAGGTCGCCGGGGTCATCGAGGCCGTCGGCGAGGGTGTGGACCCGGCCCGCGTCGGCGAGCGGGTTCTGGCCGGCACCCGTTTCGGCGGCTATGCCGAGATCGTCAACGCCAACGCCGCCGACACGGTGACGCTGCCGCCGTCGATGAGTTTCGAAGAGGGCGCAGCGATTCCGGTCAACTACTCGACGGCGTGGGCCGCGTTGCACGGTTACGGATCACTGCAGCCCGGTGAGCGGGTTCTGGTGCACGCCGCGGCCGGCGGGGTCGGCATCGCGGCGATCCAGCTGGCCAAGGCCGCCGGCGCGGTCGTGCACGGCACCGCGTCGCCGGGCAAGCACGCCCAGCTCACCGCGCTGGGCATCGACCGGGCGCTCGACTATCGCCGCAAAGGCTGGTGGCGCGGCCTGCCGCCGTACGACATCGTGCTCGACGGGCTCGGCGGCACGTCGCTGCGGCGCTCGTTCGCGCTGTTGCGTCCCGGCGGACGCCTTGTCGCCTACGGCCTCTCGTCGCTGCAGCAGGGCGAGAAACGCTCACTGCTGCGCGCGGCGCCGCAGGCGGCGGCGATGCTGCGCGGATTCAGCCTGATCACCCAGATGGAGCAGTCGAAGACCGTCATCGGCCTGAACATGCTGCGACTGTGGGACGACCGCGGCACGCTGGGCCCGTGGGTCACCCCGCTGACCGCGGCGCTGGCCGACGGGATCGCCGCCCCGGTGGTGCATGCGGCGGTGCCGTTCGCCGACGCCCCGGAGGCCCACCGTATTCTGGCGGCCCGCGAAAACGTCGGCAAAGTGGTGCTGGTGCCCTGA
- a CDS encoding alpha/beta fold hydrolase — protein sequence MTAETFVTHTPGDLRIISDRHGDPDARAVVFLHGGGQTRRSWGRAAAAVAARGWQAVTVDLRGHGESDWANQGDYRLVSFATDVHEVLRTLPPDPVLVGASLGGCTAMLLAGELAPGAASAVVLVDIVPNMDASGAQRVQAFMAENMESGFHSLDEVADAIAAYNPHRPRPADLQGLTTNLRRRGDRWYWHWDPEFIRGPEHQGPMEIHDVDRLNAAVRTILDGGVPMLLVRGQLSDLVSAANAEEFLARFPQVEFVDVAGAGHMVAGDRNDVFADAILEFLARHGS from the coding sequence ATGACCGCGGAAACGTTCGTCACCCACACGCCCGGCGATCTCCGGATCATCTCCGACCGCCACGGTGACCCCGACGCCCGCGCCGTTGTGTTCCTGCACGGCGGTGGGCAGACCCGCCGATCCTGGGGCCGGGCCGCCGCGGCGGTGGCCGCACGCGGCTGGCAAGCGGTCACCGTCGACCTGCGCGGCCACGGCGAGTCGGATTGGGCGAACCAGGGCGATTACCGCCTGGTCAGCTTCGCCACCGACGTCCACGAGGTGCTGCGCACGCTGCCGCCAGACCCGGTGCTCGTCGGTGCCTCGCTGGGCGGGTGCACCGCAATGCTGCTCGCCGGCGAATTGGCGCCGGGGGCCGCCAGCGCGGTGGTGCTGGTCGACATCGTGCCCAATATGGACGCCTCCGGCGCCCAGCGCGTGCAGGCCTTCATGGCCGAGAACATGGAATCCGGTTTCCACTCCCTTGACGAGGTCGCCGACGCGATCGCTGCCTACAACCCGCACCGGCCCCGCCCCGCCGACCTCCAGGGCCTCACCACCAACCTGCGTCGGCGCGGCGACCGCTGGTATTGGCACTGGGACCCGGAGTTCATCCGTGGCCCCGAGCACCAAGGGCCGATGGAGATCCACGACGTCGACCGGCTCAACGCCGCAGTGCGCACCATCCTCGACGGCGGTGTTCCGATGCTGCTGGTGCGGGGCCAACTCAGCGACCTGGTCAGCGCCGCCAACGCCGAGGAGTTCTTGGCCCGCTTTCCGCAGGTGGAGTTCGTCGACGTCGCCGGCGCCGGGCACATGGTCGCCGGGGACCGCAACGACGTCTTCGCCGACGCCATCCTGGAGTTCCTGGCCCGCCACGGCTCCTGA
- the mddA gene encoding methanethiol S-methyltransferase — MARHLALVYGVLNYLVFLAVFGYAVGFVGDLVVPRTVDHGPQARPVAALVIDVLLLSLFAVQHSVMARPAFKRWLTRVVPVSIERSTYVLASNVVLALLFWQWRPITAVVWEVTAPAGRTALWVLFWLGWGIALVSTFLISHVDLFGLRQVYLAWRGQPYTTAGFRTPMLYRLVRHPLMLGFLIAFWSTPQMTAGHLLFAAATTGYIAIAVRLEEGDLIRLLGDQYRQYRGEVPMFVPRRVR, encoded by the coding sequence ATGGCCCGTCACCTCGCCCTCGTCTACGGGGTGCTCAACTACCTGGTCTTCCTCGCCGTCTTCGGCTATGCCGTCGGGTTCGTGGGTGATCTCGTGGTGCCGCGCACCGTCGACCACGGGCCGCAGGCGCGCCCGGTCGCGGCGCTGGTCATCGACGTGTTGCTGCTGAGCCTGTTCGCCGTGCAGCACAGCGTGATGGCCCGGCCGGCGTTCAAGCGATGGCTGACCCGAGTGGTGCCGGTGAGTATCGAGCGCAGCACCTACGTGCTGGCCTCGAACGTGGTTCTGGCCCTCTTGTTCTGGCAGTGGCGTCCGATCACGGCGGTGGTCTGGGAGGTGACGGCGCCGGCGGGCCGGACTGCGTTGTGGGTGCTGTTCTGGCTCGGCTGGGGGATAGCCCTGGTGTCGACCTTCCTGATCAGCCATGTCGACCTGTTCGGGCTGCGCCAGGTCTACCTTGCGTGGCGGGGCCAGCCCTACACCACCGCCGGGTTTCGGACGCCGATGCTGTATCGGCTGGTGCGGCATCCGCTGATGCTGGGCTTCCTGATCGCGTTCTGGTCCACGCCCCAGATGACCGCCGGCCACCTGCTGTTCGCCGCGGCGACCACCGGCTACATCGCGATCGCGGTGCGCTTGGAGGAGGGGGACCTGATCCGGTTGCTCGGCGACCAATACCGGCAGTACCGCGGCGAGGTCCCGATGTTCGTTCCGCGGCGGGTGCGCTGA
- a CDS encoding PE-PPE domain-containing protein — translation MKQIIFGAVLCGAALGLAGAATAANDNYEFLYGSTDALVLGPTGIPTPSANYISNGIDLYLEPLGYNGTLASTLPLTMPNSWDFLNSVPQGQAILVDAILADYDAGEMGCDVSGVCTDPLTIFTYSQSSLIASYAQEQLSEAGVPTDALRFVMLGANPAAVPTDLYPTEVFNIQGDVFADNLGRSWWDLLLGNTSWQDLLYGLAIHQVYFGLTADQIDSATTTVDGMTTFNDIPTLDTGELIQALFNSFFAV, via the coding sequence ATGAAGCAGATCATCTTCGGCGCCGTACTGTGTGGCGCCGCGCTGGGCCTGGCCGGTGCAGCCACCGCCGCCAACGACAATTACGAATTCCTCTACGGCTCAACCGACGCGTTGGTCCTGGGCCCGACCGGAATCCCGACACCAAGTGCCAACTACATCAGCAACGGGATCGACCTGTACCTCGAACCGCTGGGTTACAACGGCACCCTGGCGTCGACGTTGCCGCTGACCATGCCCAACAGCTGGGACTTCTTGAACAGCGTTCCGCAGGGTCAGGCGATCCTCGTCGATGCGATCCTCGCCGACTACGACGCCGGGGAGATGGGCTGCGACGTCTCGGGCGTCTGCACCGACCCGCTGACCATCTTCACCTACTCCCAGAGCAGCCTCATCGCTTCCTACGCCCAGGAGCAACTCTCCGAAGCCGGCGTCCCCACCGACGCTTTACGTTTCGTGATGCTCGGCGCCAACCCCGCTGCTGTCCCCACCGACCTGTACCCGACCGAGGTATTCAACATCCAAGGCGACGTCTTCGCAGACAACTTGGGCAGAAGTTGGTGGGACCTGCTGTTGGGAAACACGAGTTGGCAAGACCTGCTGTACGGATTGGCGATTCATCAGGTCTACTTCGGTTTGACGGCAGACCAGATCGACTCAGCCACCACGACTGTCGACGGGATGACCACGTTCAACGATATTCCCACCCTCGACACCGGTGAACTGATCCAAGCGCTGTTCAACTCGTTCTTTGCGGTGTGA
- a CDS encoding excalibur calcium-binding domain-containing protein: protein MRALLLALAAGAGIVSMPVTPVATAEVVPYRNCTEARQNGDCDIPATSDKYQSKLDRDNDGLGCEC from the coding sequence ATGCGCGCACTCTTACTGGCCCTCGCTGCTGGGGCGGGCATCGTCTCCATGCCCGTAACTCCCGTGGCCACCGCGGAGGTCGTCCCCTACCGCAACTGCACCGAAGCACGGCAGAACGGTGACTGCGACATTCCGGCCACCTCGGACAAATACCAATCGAAGCTGGACCGCGACAACGACGGCCTCGGCTGCGAGTGCTGA